The following are encoded together in the Theileria orientalis strain Shintoku DNA, chromosome 1, complete genome genome:
- a CDS encoding cyclin-dependent kinase CRK3 — MVKKRRVSQSASGNDSSDQKVEKDVGSNLDSQPSYKHNDDSRQPSEPVSLENRFKPMGKHLGEGTYGHVVKAVDTLTGKMVAIKKVKNIEYKRGVTKDRQLVGMLGIHFTTLRELKIMNELQHENLMGVVAVYVKDGFINIVMDVMSSDLKKVIDSKVRLSEPNVKCILNQILTGLVILHESSFAHRDLSPANIFIDSGGVCKIADFGLARKTVHPPVLRECTDLETMDLNASRERMTFKVVTLWYRSPELLMGADCYHFACDLWSVGCIFAELLSGRPLFPGSNEIDQLGKIYNLLGTPEAMWPGSTKLPLYTQFTFSHPKELSSQFPHANPIALDLLDSLLKLNPNERITAKSNDSYYILTCFEYLPLASYPKVESRIIYVNTQNYLLLSYIDINYNISNSMTLDLKRCVNEHDYCENLNFNSEDSNSNLTNERVNRKF, encoded by the exons ATGGTAAAGAAACGGAGAGTTTCACAAAGCGCCTCCGGAAATGACAGCTCGGACCAAAAGGTTGAGAAGGATGTGGGCAGCAACTTGGATTCTCAGCCCTCGTATAAGCACAACGATGACTCCAGGCAGCCTTCTGAGCCCGTTTCACTCGAAAATCGGTTTAAACCCATGGGCAAACACCTCGGGGAGGGCACGTATGGTCACGTTGTCAAGGCCGTCGACACACTAACAGGAAA AATGGTGGCCATCAAGAAGGTCAAGAACATCGAGTACAAGAGGGGAGTCACCAAGGACCGCCAGCTGGTCGGAATGCTGGGGATCCACTTTACGACACTGCGTGAGCTGAAGATAATGAACGAACTCCAGCACGAGAACCTGATGGGCGTCGTCGCTGTGTACGTCAAGGACGGCTTCATCAACATAGTCATGGACGTCATGTCCAGCGACCTCAAGAAGGTGATAGACAGCAAGGTGCGTCTGAGCGAGCCGAACGTGAAGTGCATACTGAATCAAATACTCACGGGCCTGGTGATACTCCACGAGTCCTCGTTCGCACACCGCGACCTGTCGCCGGCAAACATATTCATCGACTCGGGCGGCGTGTGCAAAATCGCAGATTTCGGACTCGCGAGGAAAACTGTGCACCCTCCAGTGCTGAGAGAGTGCACCGACCTCGAGACCATGGACCTCAACGCCTCCAGGGAGAGAATGACCTTCAAGGTCGTGACGCTCTGGTACAGGTCCCCGGAGCTGCTCATGGGCGCCGACTGTTACCATTTCGCCTGCGATCTCTGGAGTGTGGGCTGCATTTTTGCAGAGCTGCTTTCCGGAAGGCCCCTGTTCCCTGGCTCTAATGAAATCGATCAGCTCggtaaaatttataaccTTCTTGGGACCCCCGAGGCTATGTGGCCTGGCTCCACAAAGCTACCCCTCTATACGCAATTCACCTTTTCTCATCCCAAAGAGCTATCTTCCCAGTTTCCTC ATGCAAATCCAATTGCTCTAGATCTACTTGACAGTTTACTGAAATTGAATCCCAATGAGCGAATAACTGCCAAAAGT AATGATTCATATTACATTCTAACTTGTTTTGAATATCTACCTCTCGCTAGCTATCCTAAAGTGGAATCTcgtattatatatgtaaatactCAAAATTATTTGCTATTGTCAtatattgatataaattataatatttcaaattCAATGACGCTAGATTTGAAGAGATGTGTAAACGAACATGATTATTGCGAGAATCTCAATTTTAACTCCGAAGATTCTAACTCGAATCTTACAAATGAAAGAGTCAATAGAAAATTTTAA
- a CDS encoding uncharacterized protein (SPla/RYanodine receptor SPRY domain containing protein) codes for MPESLSEKLYGCVKIPSCLNSRIRQHYITILKDLLTVEYTGKSRYCDSGSVQSDTCAPTNCPLYYYEVEILKCDNQPKIVVGFSYNNFHLNRHPGSEPNSLGYKSEDGYCMNGTSKSDNYGPSYGKGDVIGCGINYLKQNYFFTKNGSFLGNAGNLFHIDNYPTVGLNSYGESVKFNFNGPFKFNIEEYFKKILSTEREEINATPVSKDITNGIVKYYLLHRGYSRTLKAFKNEANKGDMNVDYLNGDKKENFIDKLYISNEVVNKMESTLEKRSEIIDNILKGNITKALKALSDAFPHIQKNSMAYIMLVTQNFIEMLRSGTDIQKSLRWLQDYSRKLMPNGSEELENFFENDKVKQVFQESCGLLAYQDLENSPLKDNLLNKRRMETAIVVNDTILSKNTPKNLMDT; via the exons ATGCCTGAATCATTATCTGAGAAACTTTACGGGTGTGTCAAAATACCGTCCTGCCTGAATAGCAGGATCAGACAGCATTACATAACGATTCTAAAGGACCTTTTAACAGTAGAATACACAGGAAAGAGCAGGTACTGCGACTCCGGC TCAGTGCAATCAGACACATGTGCTCCGACAAACTGCCCATTGTACTACTACGAAGTGGAAATTCTCAAATGCGACAACCAGCCTAAAATAGTGGTAGGATTCTCGTACAACAATTTCCACTTGAATCGACACCCAGGATCAGAACCCAA CTCACTAGGATACAAATCGGAGGACGGGTACTGTATGAACGGCACGTCGAAATCGGATAACTACGGGCCCTCGTATGGAAAGGGCGATGTGATCGGATGCGGAATCAACTACCTGAAACAGAATTATTTCTTCACAAAGAACGGGTCATTCCTAG GGAACGCCGGAAACTTATTTCACATAGACAACTATCCCACAGTTGGGTTAAACTCGTACGGAGAGTCAGTTAAATTCAATTTCAACGGACCATTTAAGTTTAACATAGAGGAATACTTTAAG AAAATACTGAGCACCGAAAGGGAGGAAATAAACGCCACGCCCGTTTCAAAAGACATAACCAACGgaattgttaaatattatctGCTTCATAGAGGGTATTCACGGACGCTAAAGGCCTTTAAGAACGAAGCAAACAAAG GCGATATGAATGTAGACTATTTGAACGGTGATAAGAAGGAAAATTTCATCGATAAACTGTACATTTCAAATGAAGTTGTAAACAAGATGGAGTCGACGTTGGAAAAGAGATCAG AAATAATTGATAACATACTCAAGGGGAACATTACAAAGGCATTGAAAGCGCTTTCAGACGCGTTTCCGCACATACAA AAAAACTCAATGGCCTACATAATGCTGGTCACGCAAAACTTTATCGAAATGCTGAGGTCGGGGACTGACATACAGAAGTCCCTCAGGTGGCTGCAGGACTACAGCAGGAAGCTGATGCCTAACGGATCtgaggagctggagaaTTTTTTTGAGAACGATAAGGTCAAACAGGTATTCCAG GAGTCATGTGGACTACTGGCATACCAGGACTTGGAGAACAGCCCGCTCAAGGATAACTTGCTAAACAAGAGGAGGATGGAAACGGCCATAGTAGTGAATGACACCATCCTAAGTAAGAACACCCCTAAGAATCTCATGGATACTTAG
- a CDS encoding uncharacterized protein (Bromodomain containing protein), translated as MTTYHENYLNNPLVKALMTGTLAELKEVLKSKYESHRSKAESTPKDAPGTKKEEEGESQSKVAEKTLEELVDENTKITPLCQLSHKSNEESLEIAKLLVETYTLCNPNHVDLIGQTCLFYAARDGRGELCSYFSKHGCNPNHKDRLGQTCTFYAARDGHAEVIKVLLEHGADVNIIDTNSQTCLFYAARDGRVDVVKLLLENNINYSWKDLQRRTALSFAKSKGHNEIVSLLKKSSSEKSASAPQPKRTLESELSGSFEPDPFSGVPVVSGDVLSKKPKRYRLQFRPFPEDDKLWLDAPLVKVQEFEMRFPELAKWDKEAAFPPTNALRNPLLKQWYSLAQNLLSSLLKQEGGYVFDKPVDAKKQNCPDYYDIIKKPMSFSCIRGKLRKYTYTDPQEFVDDVLLIFENCAKYNKPETWVATVGNNLRDFFKQQLVVLGFEDFCKKEKLVKELLEKSQIYISSKNPEANHVEKPTVNGAAPNGAHAEAREAPDAKSASTGKDGAAVDGPATAPKGEPRDGLQGSQDPLDVKAEQAQEIEI; from the exons atgacCACATACCACgaaaattatttaaataaccCACTGGTTAAAGCCTTGATGACAGGTACACTAGCAGAACTCAAGGAAGTacttaaaagtaaatatgaATCACACAGAAGTAAGGCGGAGTCGACGCCTAAAGATGCACCAGGAAcaaagaaggaggaagaaggagagAGTCAGAGTAAAGTGGCGGAAAAAACACTAGAAGAGCTGGTGGAcgaaaacacaaaaataacgCCGCTCTGCCAACTCTCACACAAGTCGAACGAAGAGAGTCTGGAAATAGCGAAGCTGCTAGTGGAGACGTATACACTGTGTAACCCGAACCACGTGGACCTGATAGGACAAACGTGCCTGTTCTACGCAGCGAGAGACGGAAGAGGAGAGCTGTGCTCATACTTCTCGAAACACGGATGTAACCCGAACCATAAAGATCGACTGGGACAAACGTGCACGTTCTACGCAGCAAGAGACGGACACGCAGAAGTGATAAAGGTGCTGCTGGAACACGGAGCAGACGTAAACATAATCGACACAAATAGCCAAACGTGTCTTTTCTACGCAGCGAGAGACGGAAGAGTGGACGTGGTGAAGCTCCTGCTGgaaaacaacatcaactacTCGTGGAAGGACCTGCAGAGAAGAACAGCACTCTCGTTCGCAAAATCAAAGGGACACAACGAAATAGTCAGCCTGTTAAAAAAGTCGAGTTCGGAAAAGTCGGCGTCAGCACCGCAGCCGAAGCGAACACTAGAATCAGAGCTATCA GGGTCGTTCGAGCCGGATCCATTCAGCGGAGTGCCAGTGGTCAGCGGAGACGTGCTGAGCAAGAAGCCGAAGAGGTACAGACTGCAGTTCCGCCCGTTCCCAGAAGACGATAAGCTGTGGCTGGACGCGCCACTGGTGAAGGTGCAGGAGTTCGAAATGAGGTTCCCGGAACTGGCGAAGTGGGACAAGGAGGCAGCATTCCCGCCGACAAACGCACTGAGAAACCcgctgctgaagcagtGGTACTCGCTCGCGCagaacctgctgagcaGCCTGCTGAAGCAGGAGGGAGGCTACGTCTTCGACAAGCCAGTCGACGCGAAGAAGCAGAACTGCCCGGACTACTACGACATCATCAAAAAGCCAATGTCATTCAGCTGCATACGAGGGAAGCTGAGAAAGTACACGTACACGGACCCGCAGGAGTTCGTCGACGACGTGCTCCTGATATTTGAAAACTGCGCGAAGTACAACAAGCCGGAGACGTGGGTGGCGACCGTGGGCAACAACCTGAGGGACTTCTTTAAGCAGCAGCTCGTTGTCCTGGGCTTCGAGGACTTCTGcaagaaggagaagctggtgaaggagctgctggaaaagtCGCAGATCTACATCAGCAGCAAAAACCCGGAGGCGAATCACGTGGAAAAGCCGACGGTGAACGGGGCGGCGCCCAACGGCGCACACGCCGAGGCGAGGGAGGCGCCCGACGCAAAGTCGGCCTCGACAGGCAAGGACGGCGCTGCCGTTGACGGCCCCGCGACTGCGCCCAAGGGTGAGCCCAGGGACGGCCTCCAGGGCAGCCAGGATCCGCTCGATGTGAAGGCGGAGCAGGCCCAAGAAAttgaaatttaa
- a CDS encoding phosphomannomutase, giving the protein MMENGNTILLFDLDETLADSFQVVSQEMKECLQMCMDKGYHIGMVSGSDVQKVEFQMKQDLFSKLEFAFCENGTQVYQKGKLVHSECMLNYLNDAYLNELFNYVLRYIADLDIPKKRGCFIERRKSVINISPIGRNCSESERREFYDLDARIKVRQKLRDDLTERFKDKEPKLRFSLGGKISVDCFLDGWSKEFCVKFLSSYKTIHFFGDMTHPGGNDYELFIHPRVIGHTVANYRDTMEQLKALFLEKD; this is encoded by the exons ATGATGGAGAATGGAAACACCATTCTTCTCTTTGACTTGGATGAAACTTTGGCCGATTCGTTCCAG GTCGTTTCTCAGGAGATGAAGGAATGTTTGCAAATGTGCATGGACAAAGGGTATCATATTGGCATGGTTTCTGGGTCTGACGTCCAGAAGGTGGAGTTTCAGATGAAACAAGACC TCTTCAGCAAACTCGAGTTTGCCTTTTGTGAAAATGGCACTCAGGTGTACCAAAAGGGCAAGTTGGTCCATTCCGAG TGTATGCTGAACTACCTAAACGACGCTTACTTGAATGAGCTTTTCAATTACGTGCTGCGCTACATCGCCGACCTGGACATTCCTAAAAAGAG GGGGTGCTTCATCGAAAGGAGGAAGTCGGTCATTAACATCTCCCCAATTGGAAGAAACTGCTCAGAATCCGAGCGCAGGGAGTTTTACGACTTGGACGCCAGGATTAAAGTGCGTCAAAAGCTGCGTGACGACTTGACTGAGAg ATTCAAGGATAAGGAGCCGAAACTTCGTTTTTCCCTAGGCGGCAAGATCTCTGTCGACTGCTTTTTGGAT GGCTGGAGCAAAGAGTTTTGTGTTAAGTTTCTGAGTTCATACAAGACTATTCACTTCTTTGGTGACATGACACACCCG gGTGGAAATGACTATGAGCTGTTCATTCATCCTCGTGTTATTGGACACACTGTTGCAAACTATAGAGACACTATGGAGCAACTGAAAGCGCTCTTCCTCGAAAAAGATTAA
- a CDS encoding uncharacterized protein (Yip1 domain containing protein), with the protein MSGNLRSRHAFHNTFGDNTSEKDNEKKFQNQGAESYSNTSSVTHPFQNQSLQHSSGPAGAAYTSTSSIATDSSIGSRSNVSSKSYTQGTNVSSPFPKTYSIPANTTSSPFSAATSVPNAIAAGSHRFQQGTPVSPVLQHGSGYSGYPGEPQSLGAPAAGFASAPSYSAGASSASASYQGPYANLGAQAYGNVSPTAFSQSQKPQDNAMMYPEGHMSQSAFANQAAVSPIVAPASFSTPGFNTNSVAPTTNVSANAGMGMSANATQIGFSPLPAQLGAQLTKFGEIYNQRLQQSDGDDEEDPPLLEELGINVVDIYNHMMSVLLPKRGSLSFKNYDDLYGPLLIFVAFAVCLMVSGKICFSTIYVLFVFCNLGIYMLFNFLNETYVSFSKTVTILGYSLLPLCVTPVFGLLSRFIRIVPVLMVYVFVLWSTVSASYLFQVVR; encoded by the exons atgtctGGTAACTTAAGATCTCGCCACGCATTTCATAACACATTTGGAGATAATACATCGGAAAAAGATAATGAAAAGAAGTTTCAAAATCAAG GAGCAGAATCGTACTCAAACACGTCATCAGTAACACATCCGTTTCAAAACCAGTCGTTGCAGCACTCCTCGGGACCGGCAGGCGCAGCCTACACTTCCACGAGTTCAATAGCAACAGACTCGTCAATAGGGAGCAGGAGTAACGTGAGTTCGAAGTCGTACACGCAGGGAACGAACGTATCGTCGCCGTTCCCAAAAACGTACAGTATACCGGCGAACACAACAAGCTCCCCGTTTTCAGCGGCAACGAGCGTGCCGAATGCAATTGCAGCAGGCAGCCATCGATTTCAGCAGGGCACGCCAGTTAGCCCAGTTCTCCAGCACGGGAGCGGTTACAGCGGCTACCCAGGGGAGCCGCAGAGCCTAGGGGCGCCGGCTGCAGGGTTCGCAAGTGCGCCAAGCTACAGCGCAGGAGCCAGCTCCGCGTCGGCCAGTTACCAGGGCCCGTACGCAAACCTGGGAGCACAGGCGTACGGGAACGTGTCACCCACCGCCTTTAGCCAATCGCAAAAACCTCAGGACAACGCAATGATGTACCCGGAGGGTCATATGAGCCAGAGCGCCTTCGCAAACCAGGCAGCTGTAAGTCCGATAGTGGCGCCAGCGAGTTTCAGCACGCCTGGATTCAACACGAACTCAGTGGCGCCAACTACGAATGTGAGCGCAAACGCTGGCATGGGAATGAGCGCAAATGCA ACTCAAATTGGGTTCTCGCCCCTGCCGGCTCAGCTGGGAGCGCAACTGACGAAGTTCGGAGAGATCTACAACCAGAGGCTGCAGCAGTCGGACGgagacgacgaggaggaccCGCCGCTGCTGGAAGAGCTGGGCATCAACGTGGTGGACATATACAACCACATGATGTCAGTGCTGCTGCCGAAGAGGGGCAGTCTGAGCTTCAAGAACTACGACGACCTCTACGGCCCCCTGCTGATCTTCGTGGCCTTCGCGGTGTGCCTGATGGTATCGGGAAAGATCTGCTTCAGCACGATCTACGTGCTCTTCGTCTTCTGCAACCTGGGAATATACATGCTCTTCAACTTCCTCAACGAGACTTACGTCAGCTTCTCGAAGACGGTCACGATACTGGGCTACTCTCTGCTTCCGCTCTGCGTGACGCCGGTGTTCGGGCTCCTTTCCAGGTTCATCAGAATCGTACCGGTGCTCATGGTCTACGTGTTTGTGCTATGGAGCACAGTGTCAGCGTCATATCTATTTCAAGTGGTAAGATGA
- a CDS encoding uncharacterized protein (eukaryotic initiation factor 3, gamma subunit family protein): MEYRFSYDPSQPIRENDHVLLMDHIKRCFVIKVERNKFVKICKDKFKIDTIIGLNYGVIFTKVDNEWIKVDRRDDRHGSYWDLLESEYQDQEDADSAPSKDFRSIADDTRSQKLTADDINEMKKNVNASELITAIVQNSETFQSRTSMSKEKYIRRKEFRQQCLRRYMRFESLGMMLHSANVQQGHRSIVFDHSLGLITGAIAQRLQGTGKIYRLVTKGVSDKIVHELGVNYYDNILSVDYEQVIRYCGGQELVKSGEPSDTGRDEADADQPATVVNEQESQSNTEDADADPDADADVDSEQPVKRRKKDTLPGIYPLSNATESDLEQVDLVIGNVSFNKCGKNNPLVNQYTASLMKIADRFLKNDGRLVMFGQHFQPLSQCYATMTRSSQYVNVRLDETFLREFQVLSPILLSLQIKPMCTHPVITKCRPCCGFILSAIKISGEGPV, encoded by the exons ATGGAGTATAGGTTTAGTTATGATCCTTCTCAACCTATTAGGGAGAATGACCATGTGCTATTAATGGATCACATTAAGAGGTGTTTTGTAATCAAGGTGGAGAGAAACAA ATTTGTTAAAATCTGTAAGGATAAATTCAAAATCGATACCATAATTGGACTCAATTACGGAGTTATTTTCACCAAAGTCGACAACGAGTGGATTAAGGTCGACAGGAGGGACGACAGGCACGGAAGCTACTgggacctgctggagagCGAGTACCAGGACCAGGAAGATGCGGACTCGGCCCCCTCGAAGGACTTTCGCAGCATCGCAGACGACACTAGGTCCCAGAAGTTGACGGCCGACGACATAAAtgagatgaagaaga ACGTGAACGCCTCGGAGCTGATAACTGCAATCGTTCAGAATTCTGAGACCTTCCAGTCGAGGACCTCCATGTCGAAGGAGAAGTACATTCGTCGCAAGGAGTTCAGGCAA CAATGCCTGCGCAGGTACATGAGATTCGAATCTCTTGGAATGATGCTGCACTCCGCAAATGTGCAGCAGGGGCACCGGTCAATCGTGTTTGACCACTCTCTGGGCCTCATTACGGGAGCAATCGCACAGCGCTTACAAG GCACTGGTAAAATATACCGACTTGTTACCAAGGGCGTGTCTGACAAAATTGTGCACGAATTGGGGGTAAACTACTATGACAATATACTCTCTGTGGACTATGAACAGGTCATTAGGTACTGCGGAGGCCAGGAACTCGTAAAGAGTGGAGAACCGTCTGATACGGGAAGGGATGAAGCTGACGCCGATCAACCAGCCACTGTGGTCAACGAGCAGGAGTCGCAGTCGAACACTGAGGATGCCGATGCTGATCCAGATGCAGATGCTGACGTTGACTCTGAGCAGCCAGTAAAAAGGAGAAAGAAGGACACACTGCCAGGCATTTACCCCCTGAGCAACGCAACTGAAAGTGACCTGGAGCAGGTTGACCTTGTTATTGGCAACGTGTCCTTTAACAAGTGCGGCAAGAACAACCCCCTGGTTAACCAGTACACTGCCAGTTTAATGAAAATCGCCGACAGGTTTCTTAAAAATG ACGGGAGACTTGTCATGTTTGGGCAACACTTTCAGCCGCTGTCGCAGTGTTACGCGACGATGACCCGATCCAGCCAGTACGTCAACGTGAGGCTCGATGAGACCTTCCTGAGGGAGTTCCAGGTACTGTCCCCGATTTTACTCTCTCTTCAGATTAAGCCCATGTGCACGCACCCTGTGATCACCAAGTGCAGGCCCTGCTGTGGATTTATACTGTCTGCAATTAAGATATCTGGTGAAGGCCCTGTATAG
- a CDS encoding ribosomal protein L11, translating to MQIGRYRLIVPAAVAKPSPSIGQTLGPLGINMAAFCKKFNERTSAIRPNVPIQVLIVTQQDSSYKFALRTPSSQWFLRRIARIPMGSPKPKHEIVGNVTLKEVYHIAKCKSMDPPLIGVPLYVICKRIIGTANAMGIRVTRELLPEFKKRDYLPVSKLDQLKKEIRMQRRSSRRTKGQS from the exons atgcaAATAGGAAGATATAGACTGATTGTGCCCGCAGCCGTTGCAAAGCCGTCGCCTTCTATAGGTCAGACTTTGGGGCCGCTTGGTATAAATATGGCTGCATTTTGTAAAAAGTTCAATGAGAGGACTTCCGCTATTCGTCCGAACGTTCCGATTCAGGTTTTAATAGTTACACAGCAGGACAG TTCTTACAAATTCGCGCTGAGGACACCAAGCTCACAGTGGTTCCTCAGAAGAATCGCAAGGATTCCGATGGGAAGTCCGAAACCCAAACACGAGATAGTAGGGAATGTAACGTTAAAGGAG GTGTATCATATCGCAAAGTGCAAATCCATGGATCCTCCGCTGATTGGTGTGCCACTTTATGTCATATGTAAGAGGATTATCGGAACTGCCAATGCAATGGGTATCAGAGTCACCAGAGAATTGTTACCCGAATTCAAAAAAAGGGATTACTTACCAGTATCTAAGTTAGATCAGctgaaaaaggaaataagAATGCAAAGGCGCTCGTCGAGGAGAACAAAGGGGCAGAGTTGA
- a CDS encoding actin, with amino-acid sequence MADEQCVVIDNGSSSLKIGLSGSYSPSFVVPSIVANARAKYKDKFSDEYYFLDDFESNLEYMSLAHLIDHGHITDFDKLELLWQHCFNKLELHSDCRPVLLTEAPFSSSSDRVKTSEIFFEKFNVDDLNISVSGLLSMYGLGKLTGTMVEIGDGVTQVIPVIEGYSERASINRVDFGGLELTMYLQKLLCTRGYYLTSRSDFQLVRRLKEKLCFCSLDPHADEERLDLEEVYTLPDGMVLRDGETTEIDLSLERFYVCEALFNPSIVDSDVPGIVKTVWKSILSSAMTSRTTLTDNIFISGGTTLFPNFEKRLQVELQDIAPPGGRNKVKVTAHPDRHTMAWRGGSILSEPKLKDISSNMWISRSEWDENGQEIVLRKFGLDN; translated from the coding sequence ATGGCGGATGAACAATGTGTAGTTATAGACAATGGTTCATCTTCTCTAAAAATTGGACTTTCAGGAAGCTATAGTCCCTCTTTCGTAGTCCCGTCGATCGTAGCAAACGCGCGTGCCAAGTATAAGGACAAGTTCAGCGACGAGTACTACTTTTTAGACGACTTTGAGTCGAACCTCGAGTACATGTCCCTGGCACACCTGATCGACCATGGACACATCACCGATTTCGACAAACTCGAGTTGCTGTGGCAGCACTGCTTCAACAAACTGGAGCTGCACTCGGATTGCAGGCCAGTGCTGCTGACGGAGGCACCCTTTTCGTCCTCGAGCGACCGGGTGAAGACGTCGGAAATCTTCTTTGAAAAGTTCAACGTCGACGACCTAAACATCTCAGTCTCGGGGCTGCTTTCCATGTACGGCCTCGGAAAACTGACCGGCACCATGGTGGAGATAGGAGACGGAGTCACGCAGGTGATCCCCGTGATTGAAGGGTACTCGGAGCGCGCGTCAATCAACCGAGTCGACTTCGGAGGACTCGAGCTGACGATGTACCTGCAGAAGCTGCTGTGCACCCGAGGCTACTACCTGACGTCCAGAAGCGACTTCCAGCTGGTGCGGAGgctgaaggagaagctgtGCTTCTGCTCCCTGGACCCGCACGCCGACGAGGAAAGACTCGACCTGGAGGAGGTGTACACGCTGCCCGACGGCATGGTGCTCCGCGACGGGGAGACCACCGAGATCGACCTGTCGTTGGAGCGCTTCTACGTCTGCGAGGCGCTCTTCAACCCGAGCATCGTGGACAGCGACGTCCCGGGCATCGTCAAGACTGTCTGGAAGTCGATCCTCTCGAGCGCCATGACCAGCCGCACCACGCTGACGGACAACATTTTCATTTCGGGCGGCACCACACTCTTTCCGAACTTCGAGAAGCGCCTCCAGGTGGAGCTGCAGGACATAGCGCCGCCCGGCGGCAGGAACAAGGTGAAGGTGACCGCGCACCCCGACCGCCACACCATGGCTTGGCGCGGCGGCTCAATTCTCTCCGAGCCCAAGCTGAAGGACATAAGCTCCAACATGTGGATTTCCAGGTCCGAATGGGACGAAAACGGCCAGGAAATAGTTCTCCGGAAATTCGGACTTGACAACTAA
- a CDS encoding uncharacterized protein (bacterial Fmu (Sun)/eukaryotic nucleolar NOL1/Nop2p domain containing protein), translating into MEIASPGPGILFENHYSNLFKNRWDKLYSSLKKPVKNIALIPPFYADIPPQNDENDLENFRADHSQIPDDEPAYKLTVLPWCYEIEMYGSLTPKERSNVLYNKNIFDANGLVSRLNDYVYYLDGASAFAAFCLDARPGERVLDMCSSPGGKTIILVSTMFNEQKFNLSGIPNGSNLSTTELVEALKNKMNTGTKNVESLLVCNEPNQARYKRMTETVKRFIPDKLISGMHIQFVNYDATLPSKFQRFGKFDKILIDAPCSSERHLISKSLPWSYKNVKENSKRQLKLLQTAISLLKAGGTVVYCTCALDPMENELAYEDVKHVNIEYDDVLSRHQHFCNKECPGHDKFKPEKRTYGCSLMPDLSEFGPLYIAKLQKQ; encoded by the exons ATGGAAATCGCATCCCCTGGCCCTGGAATCCTATTTGAAAACCACTATTCTAATTTGTTTAAGAATAGGTGGGATAAACTGTACTCATCTCTAAAAAAACCTGTTAAAAACATAGCACTCATTCCCCCCTTTTACGCCGATATTCCTCCGCAGAATGATGAGAATGATTTAGAAAATTTCAGGGCTGACCATTCTCAGATTCCAGATGACGAGCCGGCTTATAAACTAACAGTTCTTCCCTGGTGTTATGAAATAGAAATGTATGGCTCACTAACGCCAAAAGAACGATctaatgtactatataaCAAGAATATATTTGACGCAAATGGCCTGGTGTCTCGACTTAACGACTACGTATATTATCTAG ATGGAGCCTCGGCATTCGCAGCCTTCTGTCTAGACGCAAGGCCAGGTGAACGAGTTTTGGACATGTGCTCATCTCCAGGAGGCAAGACAATCATTTTGGTCTCAACCATGTTCAATGAACAGAAGTTTAATCTGAGCGGAATCCCCAACGGTTCGAATTTGTCAACAACTGAGCTCGTGGAAGCactgaaaaataaaatgaacacGGGCACGAAAAACGTGGAATCCCTACTGGTGTGCAACGAGCCGAATCAAGCAAGGTATAAAAGGATGACAGAAACAGTGAAAAGGTTCATCCCGGACAAACTGATTTCAGGAATGCACATACAGTTTGTAAACTATGACGCGACGCTGCCGAGTAAGTTCCAAAGGTTCGgaaaatttgataaaatcCTGATCGACGCACCCTGCTCGTCGGAAAGGCACCTGATAAGCAAGAGTCTGCCGTGGAGCTACAAGAACGTGAAGGAGAACTCGAAGAGACAGTTGAAGCTACTCCAAACAGCAATATCGCTACTCAAGGCAGGAGGAACGGTGGTATACTGCACGTGCGCCCTGGATCCAATGGAAAACGAGCTG GCATACGAGGACGTGAAGCACGTGAATATAGAGTACGATGATGTTTTGAGTCGACACCAACACTTCTGTAACAAGGAGTGCCCGGGTCACGACAAGTTTAAACCGGAAAAGAGAACGTACGGGTGTTCACTGATGCCAGATTTATCAGAGTTCGGCCCTTTGTACATCGCAAAGCTgcaaaaacaataa